A section of the Rossellomorea marisflavi genome encodes:
- a CDS encoding TetR/AcrR family transcriptional regulator translates to MDKKQQIIDESLNVFVEYGFHGSPITKLVKSAQVSNGTFFYYFKTKEDLITAIYVSTKEEIHRHILLDINEVTSVKKSMRDLWMNWTKWGIANKQKFMFLEIFSTSPYINSLEKKEVADTFIFIKELLLKGIHDEIIIPMDVTLLSHLFYSSIRTTVMYHQVKPLSHEEMETIFTIMWKSFVDL, encoded by the coding sequence ATGGATAAAAAACAGCAGATCATAGATGAATCGTTAAACGTGTTCGTTGAATATGGATTTCACGGATCCCCCATCACGAAACTTGTTAAATCCGCCCAAGTATCAAACGGGACCTTTTTTTATTACTTCAAAACCAAGGAAGATTTAATCACGGCCATATACGTCTCGACCAAGGAGGAAATCCATCGCCATATCTTGCTCGATATCAATGAAGTCACATCCGTAAAAAAGAGCATGCGCGACCTCTGGATGAACTGGACAAAATGGGGCATAGCCAACAAGCAAAAATTCATGTTCCTGGAGATCTTTTCTACCTCCCCCTATATCAATAGTCTGGAGAAAAAAGAAGTGGCCGATACATTTATTTTCATCAAGGAACTATTACTCAAAGGAATCCATGATGAAATCATCATCCCCATGGACGTAACCTTGCTGAGCCACCTTTTCTACAGCAGCATCCGTACCACCGTCATGTACCACCAAGTGAAACCACTCTCACACGAAGAGATGGAAACCATTTTCACGATCATGTGGAAAAGCTTTGTTGATCTTTAA
- a CDS encoding SDR family oxidoreductase, producing the protein MKNKVALITGASTGVGFETALLLASKGYKVYATMRNLEKQDALLEAAKDQNVEIMVKSLDVTNTSSINECVQEIMKDEDNIDILINNAGAGFLRTTEQATEEEIMWQLNVNLMGVIRTTKAVLPIMRENKSGHIVNISSVGGLVGQPFNEIYCATKFGVEGYTEALASYVQPHFNIKFTSIEPGGIHSEFAKSALAQFEVSGGMADDEYKPLLEAYIGGASSRQGNYAYQTSKEVSEKIVECVEMQDPPIRMRTSEWSEEFTKLKTQADPTGKLLQAEVAKLVGR; encoded by the coding sequence ATGAAGAATAAAGTTGCTCTTATTACTGGCGCATCAACTGGAGTCGGTTTTGAAACAGCCTTGTTATTAGCATCAAAAGGATATAAAGTGTATGCCACCATGAGGAACCTGGAGAAACAAGATGCCTTGCTGGAAGCGGCGAAAGATCAAAATGTGGAGATCATGGTTAAATCGCTGGACGTTACAAACACAAGCAGCATCAATGAATGTGTGCAGGAAATCATGAAGGACGAAGACAATATCGATATCCTGATCAATAATGCGGGGGCTGGCTTCCTACGTACAACAGAACAAGCCACGGAAGAAGAGATCATGTGGCAGCTCAACGTCAACTTGATGGGAGTGATCCGTACAACGAAGGCAGTGCTGCCGATTATGAGGGAGAATAAGAGTGGGCATATCGTAAACATTTCATCTGTCGGTGGGCTTGTCGGACAACCGTTCAATGAAATATACTGTGCAACGAAATTCGGTGTCGAAGGATATACAGAAGCTCTTGCCAGCTATGTGCAACCACATTTTAATATCAAATTCACGAGCATTGAACCTGGCGGAATCCATTCTGAATTCGCCAAGAGTGCCCTAGCTCAATTCGAAGTGAGTGGCGGGATGGCAGATGATGAGTATAAACCCCTACTAGAAGCATATATCGGCGGGGCTTCCAGTCGACAAGGGAATTATGCGTACCAAACCTCTAAAGAAGTGTCGGAAAAGATCGTCGAGTGTGTAGAAATGCAGGATCCTCCAATTCGCATGCGCACCTCAGAATGGTCAGAAGAATTTACGAAATTGAAAACGCAAGCTGATCCAACAGGGAAACTACTGCAGGCAGAAGTGGCTAAATTGGTCGGGAGGTAA
- a CDS encoding YwqI/YxiC family protein, with translation MDTEIKVQYSETELAILNLRRSINAWNTAFPKQIGGGNELEVINKLNELNQQCQEMLETYQELLRENKSAMQQSVEEILQADQSLSSMMNLSR, from the coding sequence ATGGACACTGAAATCAAGGTTCAATATAGCGAGACGGAGTTGGCAATTTTGAATCTGCGGCGCTCAATTAATGCATGGAACACAGCATTTCCAAAGCAAATCGGTGGAGGGAATGAACTGGAAGTCATCAATAAGCTGAATGAGCTCAATCAGCAGTGCCAGGAGATGCTCGAGACCTATCAAGAGCTTCTTAGGGAAAACAAATCTGCGATGCAGCAATCGGTTGAAGAGATTTTGCAAGCTGATCAGTCCCTTTCGTCTATGATGAATCTCAGTCGGTAA
- a CDS encoding T7SS effector LXG polymorphic toxin, producing the protein MKILDVHDFHTGLKEIEETLSSQKDQVKDIQKSVQAVVDLEDAFKGKGGEAIRGFYRNKHLPMIEQYQTFLADYETTIGKLRNAIQDVEPAPHGVIKQSFLDHEVEGHLHRAKQTTIDMTNEANATIQRVSDIVSIPTIQDGDFLQQVANAQREKAQTVEKLHVFDRNQTANLSSLEEQVQELSKQITMLQSVYRMGKVDIIEGKSTFKKKDSFLSELSDVAAAKLSKKYSKTLGAMEGAGLALFDIVMDTIESLLYLFTDPIGFFQGIFHALLHPIDTFKYIWGGIEQSFEEEVVQGDERSRERYVSYTATYIGASLYGLKGTDKVSAVSKTGRAGMVTKAGKKGSKKDIPYNVMATAAFKSLIKKGVTISFDIVEDTPKQLLSSKTGHQALTLNRVSKRLEENLIKTKNVLNSDAVKNVMEKTYQSIVRSAISKVARSEIFNGVRKLVMNENGHVKFSWKKEDRKSGTEGSGELNKDLAKAYMRDIEAKTGRKVNKEQVHLIKEALRNKNYEKLTPKETAKHRSKFTSSLKDKLIAEWEEKTNQKWPRYTEEVLDKNGEVARSIGQPYDAHHIIENNFGGPHEWWNIHPAKYPNEHQAGIHGKGAPSGKLFPRR; encoded by the coding sequence TTGAAAATTCTAGATGTACACGACTTTCATACTGGATTAAAAGAGATAGAGGAGACCTTGTCTTCACAAAAAGATCAAGTGAAAGACATACAGAAATCTGTTCAGGCTGTCGTCGACTTGGAGGATGCATTCAAGGGGAAGGGTGGGGAGGCCATTCGTGGATTTTACCGGAATAAACACCTTCCCATGATTGAACAATATCAGACATTTCTAGCTGACTATGAAACCACTATTGGGAAATTAAGAAATGCTATTCAAGACGTCGAACCGGCACCACATGGGGTCATTAAGCAGAGCTTTTTGGACCATGAGGTAGAAGGACATCTTCACCGTGCCAAGCAGACAACGATAGACATGACAAATGAAGCCAATGCGACAATACAACGAGTGTCGGATATTGTATCAATCCCGACGATTCAAGACGGTGATTTCTTACAACAGGTGGCCAATGCTCAACGTGAGAAGGCACAAACTGTTGAAAAATTGCACGTATTCGATCGAAATCAAACAGCCAATCTCTCTTCCCTTGAAGAACAAGTACAAGAGTTGTCAAAACAAATCACAATGCTTCAATCTGTTTATCGTATGGGGAAGGTTGATATAATAGAGGGGAAAAGTACATTTAAGAAAAAGGACTCCTTTCTCTCTGAATTAAGTGATGTCGCAGCAGCTAAGCTTTCGAAGAAGTACTCCAAGACATTAGGGGCAATGGAAGGTGCGGGGCTTGCGTTGTTTGATATTGTCATGGATACCATTGAATCTTTACTCTACCTGTTTACCGATCCCATTGGATTCTTTCAAGGGATTTTTCATGCCTTGCTTCACCCGATCGATACGTTTAAGTATATATGGGGGGGAATCGAGCAATCCTTCGAAGAAGAAGTTGTGCAAGGCGATGAACGAAGCCGGGAAAGGTACGTTTCTTATACAGCAACCTATATTGGGGCGTCCCTTTACGGCTTAAAAGGCACAGATAAAGTAAGTGCCGTGAGTAAAACGGGAAGGGCAGGAATGGTAACAAAAGCCGGTAAAAAAGGCTCTAAGAAAGACATCCCTTACAACGTAATGGCCACAGCCGCATTCAAATCACTCATCAAGAAAGGAGTTACCATCTCTTTCGATATAGTAGAGGACACACCGAAGCAGCTGCTGTCTTCTAAAACCGGACATCAAGCATTGACCCTGAATCGAGTATCCAAGCGTCTTGAAGAAAATCTCATCAAGACTAAGAACGTCTTAAACTCTGATGCAGTAAAGAACGTGATGGAGAAGACGTATCAAAGTATTGTCAGGAGTGCGATTTCGAAGGTTGCCCGTTCAGAGATCTTCAACGGGGTTAGGAAATTGGTTATGAATGAGAATGGGCATGTGAAGTTCTCTTGGAAGAAAGAGGATCGGAAGAGTGGGACGGAGGGTTCGGGTGAACTTAATAAGGATTTAGCAAAGGCTTATATGAGGGATATAGAGGCTAAAACTGGACGAAAGGTTAATAAAGAGCAGGTTCATCTTATAAAAGAAGCCTTGAGAAACAAAAACTATGAAAAATTGACACCAAAAGAGACAGCTAAGCATAGAAGCAAATTTACATCGAGCTTGAAAGATAAATTGATTGCAGAATGGGAAGAAAAAACCAACCAAAAGTGGCCAAGATATACAGAAGAAGTGCTTGATAAGAATGGAGAGGTTGCTCGGAGTATTGGTCAACCGTATGATGCCCATCATATCATAGAGAATAACTTTGGTGGCCCTCATGAATGGTGGAATATTCATCCAGCAAAATACCCTAACGAACACCAAGCAGGTATACATGGAAAGGGAGCACCATCAGGTAAACTATTTCCAAGGAGGTAA
- a CDS encoding SMI1/KNR4 family protein gives MADFEFINELENKTYKVTEDDILKAEQRTGISFPNDLKQLFLEVGYGFIKGQSANAINRILGPGAIADIRLREGIFEFDPDLDELFDDENKLIFFEVNEGVYISIDLQLVNNPIYYFDIQIAESLEDFFKKFINNNEYYIDLIED, from the coding sequence ATGGCTGATTTTGAATTTATTAATGAGCTAGAAAATAAAACCTATAAGGTAACTGAAGATGATATTTTAAAAGCTGAACAAAGAACGGGTATTAGTTTTCCAAATGATCTAAAACAGTTATTTTTAGAAGTAGGTTATGGTTTTATTAAAGGTCAAAGTGCTAATGCAATAAATAGAATATTGGGACCAGGGGCTATAGCTGATATTAGATTAAGAGAAGGTATTTTTGAATTTGACCCAGATTTAGATGAACTTTTTGATGATGAAAATAAACTTATCTTTTTTGAAGTGAACGAGGGTGTTTATATTTCAATAGATTTACAATTAGTTAATAATCCAATATATTATTTCGATATTCAAATAGCTGAATCGTTAGAGGATTTTTTTAAAAAGTTTATCAATAACAATGAATATTATATTGATTTAATTGAGGATTAG
- a CDS encoding SDR family NAD(P)-dependent oxidoreductase, with translation MTNQTALITGASSGIGLELSKLFAKDGYDLVLVARSEGKLNQLKGELEAQYGIRGTVIAMDLGKPEEAYRLKEELKGKHIEIDVLVNNAGFGLYGAFDETDLEDELSMIDINIKALTALTKLFLPGMKARGRGRIMNVASSAAFQPGPLMAVYYATKSYVLSLTEALENELKGSGVTVTALCPGPTETGFKSRANLGESKLFKSGVMDVQTVARIGYDGLMRGKTIVIPGFKNKLLANSIRFIPRKWVTATVRNVQERAR, from the coding sequence ATGACCAACCAAACCGCACTCATCACCGGTGCTTCATCCGGCATCGGACTTGAGCTCTCCAAGCTCTTTGCCAAAGACGGCTATGATCTTGTACTTGTGGCAAGAAGTGAAGGGAAGCTCAATCAGCTGAAGGGGGAACTGGAGGCGCAGTACGGGATCCGGGGTACTGTGATCGCCATGGATCTGGGGAAGCCGGAGGAAGCGTACCGCCTGAAGGAAGAACTGAAGGGTAAGCATATCGAGATCGATGTGCTGGTGAATAATGCCGGCTTCGGCTTGTATGGGGCTTTTGATGAGACGGATCTTGAGGATGAGCTGTCCATGATCGATATCAATATCAAGGCACTGACCGCGTTGACCAAGCTATTCCTGCCGGGGATGAAGGCGAGAGGGCGCGGGAGGATCATGAACGTCGCGTCTTCTGCTGCCTTTCAGCCTGGACCGCTCATGGCGGTGTATTATGCGACAAAATCGTATGTGCTTTCTCTGACGGAGGCGCTTGAGAACGAACTGAAGGGGAGCGGCGTCACGGTGACGGCTTTATGTCCGGGGCCGACGGAGACCGGGTTCAAGTCCCGTGCGAATCTGGGTGAGTCGAAGCTGTTCAAGAGCGGCGTGATGGATGTCCAGACGGTTGCGCGCATCGGGTATGACGGGTTGATGAGAGGGAAGACCATCGTCATCCCGGGATTCAAGAATAAGCTGCTTGCCAACAGCATCCGCTTCATCCCGAGGAAATGGGTGACGGCGACGGTGCGAAATGTCCAGGAGAGGGCCCGTTAG
- a CDS encoding ArsR/SmtB family transcription factor — translation MGQQAIDVFRSCIPLLQALSDPARQDIILLLAEHDHLTVNEITEHSTLSRPAISHHLKILRDNQLVTIEQKGTQRLYSLALEPSVGLLKQLIHTVESTCDL, via the coding sequence ATGGGGCAACAGGCCATCGACGTGTTTCGTTCCTGTATTCCGCTCTTGCAGGCATTGAGTGATCCGGCACGGCAGGACATCATTTTGCTGCTGGCAGAGCATGACCATTTGACCGTAAACGAAATCACCGAGCATTCCACGCTATCACGACCAGCCATTTCGCATCACTTGAAGATCCTCCGGGACAATCAGCTGGTCACCATCGAACAAAAAGGCACACAGCGTCTCTACTCATTGGCCCTCGAGCCATCGGTCGGACTGCTGAAGCAACTGATCCATACAGTGGAAAGTACATGCGATCTTTAG
- a CDS encoding SDR family NAD(P)-dependent oxidoreductase, which produces MNQTALITGASSGIGKEFATQLAAKGMDVILVARSTGKLQELATELQTQWNVNATVITADLSKEYGAKDVYKQTQELGLTVDYLVNNAGFATSGEFLSNPHETDHNQVMVNVAAVVDMTHLYLKDMVAKGSGTIINLASVVSFQPVPYMAVYGATKAFVLSFTESLWKEYRKKGIKVLALCPGATATSFFETAGDVSFGKMRTAEQVVQSAFHALAKGNSFVVDGKSNYATTQMGRFLPRKVLTRFVAGIMKK; this is translated from the coding sequence ATGAATCAAACCGCATTGATCACAGGAGCCTCATCCGGCATCGGGAAAGAGTTTGCCACTCAGCTCGCAGCCAAAGGAATGGACGTCATCCTCGTCGCCCGCTCGACAGGGAAATTGCAGGAGCTCGCAACAGAACTGCAAACGCAATGGAACGTGAACGCAACGGTCATCACGGCCGACCTCAGCAAGGAATACGGGGCGAAGGACGTGTATAAGCAAACGCAGGAGCTCGGGCTCACCGTCGATTACCTGGTGAACAATGCCGGCTTCGCCACCAGCGGTGAATTCCTCTCCAACCCCCATGAGACCGATCACAACCAGGTCATGGTGAACGTGGCCGCGGTGGTGGATATGACGCATCTGTACCTGAAGGACATGGTGGCAAAAGGCTCGGGCACCATCATCAACCTCGCCTCCGTCGTCTCATTCCAGCCCGTCCCCTACATGGCCGTATACGGCGCAACCAAAGCCTTCGTCCTCTCCTTCACCGAATCCCTCTGGAAAGAATACCGGAAGAAGGGGATCAAGGTACTCGCCCTCTGCCCAGGGGCCACAGCCACTTCATTCTTCGAAACGGCCGGAGACGTCTCCTTCGGGAAGATGCGGACAGCGGAACAAGTCGTCCAATCCGCCTTCCACGCCCTGGCGAAAGGAAACAGTTTCGTCGTCGACGGGAAGTCGAACTATGCGACCACGCAGATGGGGCGATTCTTGCCGCGGAAAGTGTTGACGCGATTTGTGGCGGGGATTATGAAGAAGTAG
- a CDS encoding BglII/BstYI family type II restriction endonuclease, whose translation MEFRIHSHRNALTILENVPEFKEAWEEVKHILSSLDEDTLRQCYEDNFQTKNKSLSTSINSLLKEEFKAFDWSGESAIFQDPYYDDPKSDYWRLDFAKDDISIEVAFNHASATAWNLLKPVLASELNHIRKAIQTKIGVVVVATQEMKKAGNFDGAIGYYEKYVDHLKPLMNQLSVPLLIIGLKAPRTFKIVGTPKGDELKGKVVRLKDVKKVHE comes from the coding sequence ATGGAATTCAGAATACACTCACACAGAAATGCACTCACCATTTTGGAGAATGTACCCGAGTTTAAAGAAGCTTGGGAAGAAGTTAAACATATCTTGTCTAGTCTTGATGAAGACACACTAAGACAATGTTATGAAGATAATTTTCAGACAAAGAATAAAAGTTTATCAACATCTATCAATTCACTTCTAAAAGAAGAATTTAAAGCCTTTGATTGGAGCGGTGAAAGTGCAATATTTCAAGACCCTTATTATGATGACCCTAAAAGTGATTATTGGCGACTAGACTTTGCTAAAGACGATATATCAATCGAAGTCGCCTTTAACCACGCTTCTGCTACTGCATGGAATTTATTAAAACCTGTTTTAGCTAGTGAACTAAACCATATTAGAAAAGCTATACAAACTAAAATAGGAGTTGTAGTTGTTGCAACTCAAGAAATGAAAAAGGCGGGTAACTTTGACGGTGCAATTGGTTACTATGAAAAATATGTTGACCATCTAAAACCTCTAATGAACCAACTTAGTGTTCCTTTGCTTATTATCGGACTAAAAGCACCTAGAACCTTCAAAATTGTAGGAACCCCTAAAGGGGATGAACTAAAAGGTAAAGTAGTAAGACTTAAAGATGTAAAGAAAGTTCATGAATAG
- a CDS encoding HNH endonuclease, translating into MITPMDLSEILLYLDLLKSARRTPDRNELNMMLYYLGNYVEVKMFYNKLKENDFNPPFGFFNGAFIHFIEEYDDLVLLKNKILQTQRNRRRRFTTLFTHQILLSKSQVQALNIVKEAREYGIKLEESWADKFDSIWLIKNNQLAWKENIIQLGHHNHFQEIYQDFHKLKQSYFESIPLNLLKKSILKKESNTVIEKIVQNKVNDRSVYIKEFARRNANGICQLCGKEAPFKDRYGNPFLEVHHIEYLSKGGTDTIDNVVALCPNCHRKIHILEFEEDKKIITKKAFLNIK; encoded by the coding sequence ATGATCACTCCAATGGATTTATCTGAAATTCTCTTGTACTTAGATTTGTTAAAGTCCGCTAGAAGGACGCCAGATAGAAATGAACTTAACATGATGCTGTATTATTTGGGGAATTATGTAGAAGTGAAAATGTTTTATAATAAATTGAAAGAAAACGACTTTAATCCACCTTTTGGATTTTTTAACGGAGCATTTATTCATTTTATCGAGGAATATGATGATCTTGTTTTATTAAAGAATAAAATTTTACAAACACAAAGAAATCGGAGAAGAAGATTTACCACTTTGTTTACACATCAAATATTACTATCAAAATCACAAGTACAAGCACTAAACATAGTAAAGGAAGCCAGGGAGTATGGCATAAAACTGGAGGAGAGTTGGGCTGATAAATTTGATTCGATTTGGCTTATTAAGAATAACCAGTTAGCATGGAAAGAAAATATTATACAATTAGGCCATCACAATCACTTCCAAGAAATATATCAAGATTTTCATAAATTAAAACAAAGTTATTTTGAAAGTATTCCATTGAATCTACTAAAGAAGAGCATTTTGAAAAAAGAATCCAATACTGTAATTGAAAAAATAGTCCAAAATAAAGTAAATGATAGGAGTGTGTATATAAAAGAATTCGCGAGGAGAAATGCAAATGGTATTTGTCAGTTATGTGGTAAAGAAGCACCGTTTAAAGATAGATATGGTAACCCTTTTTTAGAAGTACATCATATTGAATATTTGTCAAAAGGGGGAACCGATACCATAGATAATGTTGTGGCACTTTGTCCAAATTGCCATAGGAAAATTCATATACTGGAATTTGAAGAAGATAAAAAGATAATTACAAAAAAAGCATTTTTAAATATTAAATGA
- a CDS encoding DEAD/DEAH box helicase — MTNETKSQKFGSFQDLSSATEKKINHVMELLDSAGIVYSMYYGYPVIDEKEKKDYVKGIIISDKGIFVLYENSEEQNVFVSRIYQLISQDMELFSSIRKFNFIIEIDLNSPENVLTSYESLDDIFSTELKTQANRAIQTAYGLSKEDKREVRTHDSLGAKIKDRNTYIGTFDEEQFNMIHSYDDKNLRIRGLAGSGKTILLVKKMAYLHFKYPHKKIAFIFYTISLKQTILNLFKKYYKDYDRYGEPNLNNVDIFHSWGGVGKKGFYYEVSQKVGHPPKNYSEARSKSENPYEYVCKELLENMDTSSRLGLYDFVFVDEAQDFKINFFELVRRSLKNSGKLIYAYDELQSLSEENSIPTKNEIFKDEECIDINLKTSYRAPVEILTTAHALGLGINREVNEGELPFVNMLRNKEVWLDIGYEQVSGQLEYGEYVELARNEEKLNESGIINTLAFENENSQYEKLALIIIDLLKNQDIMPEDILIIDLSYKLSNNHGIFRMIFNKLARENQLFEEGTDKLSASINLVNKDNPTRIKVKNAIPYTTIYRAKGNEANLVFIVNSDSLEIVKSISRNKIFTAMTRARYAVWLMGLKQIAGYQREIKQISDDNYILKFTYPTEEQLQKIKTYGELESINEFKMKKVADNISELNKTNPELAKKLLLDMLKNIGDEE; from the coding sequence TTGACAAATGAAACGAAATCTCAAAAATTTGGTAGCTTTCAAGATTTAAGTAGTGCGACAGAAAAAAAAATTAATCATGTAATGGAACTGTTAGATTCTGCGGGTATAGTATATTCCATGTATTATGGTTATCCTGTAATTGATGAAAAAGAAAAGAAAGACTATGTAAAAGGGATAATAATCAGTGATAAAGGTATCTTTGTATTATATGAAAATTCAGAAGAGCAGAACGTTTTTGTATCTAGGATATACCAGTTAATATCTCAAGATATGGAGTTGTTTAGCAGTATAAGGAAATTTAATTTTATTATTGAAATTGATTTAAACTCACCTGAAAATGTATTGACATCATATGAAAGCCTAGATGATATATTCAGTACAGAATTAAAGACACAAGCAAATAGAGCTATTCAAACAGCATATGGTCTATCCAAAGAAGATAAACGTGAGGTTAGGACTCATGACTCTTTAGGTGCGAAAATCAAGGACAGAAATACATATATTGGGACATTCGATGAAGAACAATTTAACATGATCCATTCATATGATGATAAAAATTTGAGAATCCGTGGGTTGGCCGGAAGTGGGAAAACCATTTTGTTAGTGAAGAAAATGGCGTATCTACATTTTAAGTATCCACATAAAAAAATTGCTTTTATATTTTATACAATCTCCTTAAAACAGACAATTCTAAATTTGTTTAAGAAGTATTATAAAGATTATGATAGATATGGTGAACCCAATTTAAATAATGTTGATATTTTTCACAGCTGGGGTGGTGTAGGAAAAAAAGGATTTTATTATGAGGTTTCACAGAAAGTCGGCCACCCTCCCAAAAATTATAGTGAGGCAAGAAGTAAAAGTGAAAACCCTTATGAGTATGTATGCAAGGAACTATTAGAAAACATGGATACTTCTAGTAGGTTAGGGTTATATGACTTTGTTTTTGTTGACGAAGCACAAGACTTTAAAATAAATTTCTTTGAATTAGTAAGAAGGAGTTTGAAAAATAGCGGAAAACTTATATATGCATACGATGAACTTCAGTCTTTAAGTGAGGAAAATTCCATTCCTACTAAAAATGAGATTTTCAAGGACGAAGAGTGTATAGATATAAACTTAAAAACTAGCTATAGAGCTCCGGTTGAAATTTTAACAACAGCACATGCTTTGGGGCTTGGGATAAATAGGGAAGTAAATGAAGGAGAGCTTCCTTTTGTAAATATGCTGCGTAATAAAGAAGTTTGGTTAGACATAGGATATGAACAAGTAAGTGGGCAATTAGAATATGGAGAATATGTAGAGTTAGCAAGAAATGAGGAAAAGTTAAATGAGTCTGGGATAATAAACACTCTGGCATTTGAAAATGAAAATTCTCAGTATGAAAAATTAGCATTAATCATAATAGACTTACTTAAAAATCAGGATATTATGCCCGAGGATATTTTAATTATTGACTTATCATATAAACTTTCAAATAACCATGGGATTTTTAGGATGATTTTTAATAAACTTGCTAGGGAAAATCAACTTTTTGAAGAAGGAACTGATAAATTATCAGCATCCATTAATCTTGTGAACAAAGACAATCCAACTAGGATTAAAGTAAAGAATGCAATTCCCTATACTACTATATATAGAGCTAAAGGAAATGAAGCAAATTTAGTTTTTATTGTTAACAGTGACTCATTAGAAATTGTAAAAAGTATCTCTCGAAATAAGATTTTCACAGCAATGACAAGAGCTAGGTATGCTGTTTGGTTAATGGGCTTAAAACAAATAGCTGGTTATCAGAGAGAAATTAAACAGATTTCTGACGATAATTATATTTTAAAATTTACTTACCCTACAGAAGAGCAGCTACAAAAGATAAAAACATACGGTGAGCTTGAATCAATTAACGAGTTCAAAATGAAGAAAGTTGCGGATAATATAAGCGAGTTAAATAAAACCAATCCAGAATTAGCGAAAAAATTATTACTGGATATGTTGAAAAATATTGGTGATGAAGAGTGA
- a CDS encoding DUF2290 domain-containing protein produces MEKINNEYEVVCRQIMNLYLVQERIPSINDVNIFNINEFEIGERTNKLTQNTYPDVYKELLEEKKYNILINDESIISFHYLFDDKNNIKKHSLSFIPSLDLEIALSDELTLENRLIILQNTNNYLRIDFDLTGKKNIVHTDVHMHYGIFHTEYEKEFSEFRIPLEGIFYPNEFIYLVFKYIYDLKDEFVNFLLEENYNKKQRLEECEIDKLILSFNRNSFVTN; encoded by the coding sequence ATGGAAAAAATAAATAATGAATATGAAGTTGTATGTAGGCAAATAATGAATTTATACTTGGTACAAGAAAGAATACCAAGTATAAATGACGTAAATATATTTAATATTAATGAATTTGAAATTGGAGAAAGAACTAATAAACTTACTCAAAATACTTACCCGGATGTTTATAAGGAACTGTTAGAGGAGAAAAAATATAATATTCTAATTAATGATGAATCAATAATTTCTTTCCACTATTTATTTGATGATAAGAACAACATTAAGAAACATAGCCTTTCATTTATACCTTCTTTAGATTTGGAAATTGCCTTATCTGATGAACTAACACTAGAAAACCGTTTGATAATCTTACAAAATACCAACAATTATTTAAGAATTGATTTTGATTTAACTGGTAAAAAAAACATAGTTCATACAGATGTTCATATGCATTATGGGATTTTTCACACAGAATACGAAAAGGAGTTTTCTGAATTCCGAATTCCTTTAGAGGGTATATTTTATCCTAATGAATTCATTTATCTGGTTTTTAAATATATATATGATTTAAAGGATGAATTTGTTAATTTCCTTTTAGAAGAGAATTATAATAAAAAGCAAAGGCTGGAAGAGTGTGAAATAGATAAATTAATACTTAGTTTCAATAGAAATTCATTTGTAACAAATTAA